The following DNA comes from Picosynechococcus sp. PCC 7003.
TGAGGATTCGCAAATAAATATGTAGCGTAGGGAATTGCTGTATTCTCAATTAATCCTGGTACACCACCAGAGTAAGTATTTGTATAGCTATAGTTATCGCTGACGACTCTAATCCCAAAAACAAGCTCGGAAATAGACTCAGCAAAGCGACTATTTTCTTGATAAAAACCAAGTTGACTACGATTTACAATTCCTAACACATTTCGCGCCTCTGTTTGGCGGGCTTTAGCGGACATACTCAAATAAGTAGGCCAGGCGATACTTGACAAAATTGAAATCATAACCATTGCAATCAGTAGTTCAAGAACAGTCAACCCTTGAGTCGAAGACAGCCTTGGATTTTTATGATTAGTATTTCGTTGATATTTCTGCTTGGTAAAGCATAGACGAATAATCATATATCATCACTTCAAAAGATTTTGAATTAAACGTTTAACCCAAGTTAGATATTAAGTAAAGAAGCCAGCTTTATAACAACAATAGTAAAGCTGGCTTAAGTTTGGAGCTGTTTTTTTTAATTTTCCTAAAGAATACTTTTTCAAGCAAACAAAAAATATTCCCTAAGAGCGCTATAAAAGTAGCTACATGGTGATTATTTCAACACTCTTCGAAAATTTAGAGAGGGTCAGAGTTAGCACAAGCAACCGCTGCATCAGGAGTTGTTGCTGTAGGTGTAAGGGTAATATCTGCAGTCGTGGCAGCAGCCGCAGTTCTGAATGTAGCGTCATTTTCTTCACAGAGACCTGTGGTAGTGGTTGTATTTCCATCCTCTGTGAATATGACTGCCCCAGCCACATAATCTCTTACTGCCTGTTGATCACTAGAGATTGCGAAAATCGTAGCATCACTATCCGTCGTATCAAAATTAGCATTACCTGCACCTGCAGCATTAGCCGCAGTAGCTCCATAGGAGTAGTTTTCTGTTCCACCAGAAAGGCCAAGGCCAAGACGACCAATTGTGTCGGAGAACTCTTGTTCCTCTAAATAGTAAGCTTGCTGAGCTTTGTTCAAAGAAGCAAGAGCCTGTTTTGCTTCAGATTGACGTGCTTTAGCAGCCTGGTTCAAGAATGCAGGTAGGGCGATAGCAGACAGAATACCGATGATGATGATAACAACGAGCAGTTCAATCAGAGTAAAACCTTTGTCAGCTTTCTTCTTGTTGAGTTGTTGCAGAAGTTTGAAAGTAAAATTTTTCATTTGGGGGCATCTCCTTATCCCGGCTTCAACCGGAATCATTTATCCGTTAACCCTAAATTACCCACCCACTTTCTTTTCCTATCACCCCCCCAAAAAAAATCCTCCCTTGAGGGAGGTGGCCGATAGGCCGGAGGGTGTCTTCCCCTCATAGGGGAGTTAGAGGGGTGTCCCTTCGGGGGGAGGTGCCGTCAGGCAGAGGGTGCCATTCCCCTCACAGGGGAGTTAGAGTGGTGCTCTCAATAGGCTGCTGGTTGACACTCCCCTAACCCCTCTCAAGAGGGGAACAGTTGGCGGGTATGCTGGCGAGTCCTAAAAATCCTCCCTTGAGGGAGGTGGCCGCTAGGCCGGAGGGTGTTGACGGTGGGCTACGCAATCGGTCGATAACCCTCCCCTAGCCCCTCTCGTGGAGGGGAACAAGAAGAGGCGGAGGTGTTGGATAAGATTATGGAAAAACAGTGTCTTGCCATGCCCCGCAAAATACATCCATATAATCCCATCCTGAAAGAACGCGCCCGCCAACTCCGCAAAACCATGACCAGAGGCGAAGTAATCCTCTGGCAACACCTCCGCAAAAAACAAATCCTCGGTGTCAGCTTTCTACGCCAACGTCCCATCGACCAATTTATCGTTGACTTCTATTGCAAAGATTGGATGCTCGCTATCGAAATTGACGGCAGTAGCCACGATAGCCTCGCTGCCCAAGAACGAGACGCTTATCGCCAAGCTAAACTTGAAGCCCTAGGCGTTTCTTTTCTCCGCTTCAGCGAATACGATGCCCAAAATCACCCAGAGGCAATTGTTGAAACAATTACAGAATGGCTTCTCGCCCACCCCAAAAAATCCTCCCTAGAGGGAGGTGGTCGAAGACCGGAGGGTGCCATTCTCCCTTATGAGGGGAACTAGAGGGGTGTCCCTAGAGGGGAGTTAGATGGGCATTCTCAGTAGGTTGCTGGTTAACACTCCCCTAACCCCTCTCAAGAGGGGAACAGTTGGCGGGTATCCTGGCAAGACCTATGAACTTCTCCCCTCATAGGGGAGCTAGAGGGGTGTACCTAGAGGGGAGTTAGATGGGTATTCTCAGTAGGTTACTGGTTAACACTCCCCTAACCCCTCTCAAGAGGGGAACAGTTGGCGGGTATGCTGGCGAGTCCTAAAAATCTTCCCTAGAGGGAGGTGGCCGCTAGGCCGGAGGGCGTCTCTTGAAGGGGAAGGTTGTCAGCATTCTGTGATAGCAGCAAAAGTCCGGTTTTTTCAAGCTTTTTCCAGGGCAGTGTCAAGCTATAATCTGCCTTGATTCATCTATATACGGTATTTAAACTATGGGTCGCGCAGAAAAAGTTGTCCTCGCCTATTCCGGCGGTGTCGATACATCCGTTTGTATTCCCTATCTCATGCACGAATGGGGCGTAAAGGAAGTAATTACCCTTGCCGCAGATTTAGGACAGGGCGAGGAGCTAGGCCCGATTAAACAAAAAGCCTTAGATTCTGGGGCTGTGATTTCCCTCGTTGAAGATGGCCGCGAAGAATTTATTACCGATTACGCTTTCCCCGCGATTAAAGCCAATGCCCTCTACGAAAATCGCTATCCCCTGGCTACCGCTTTAGCGCGTCCCCTCATTGCGAAAATGCTCGTCCGTGCCGCCGAAAAATATGGGGCTGATGCCGTAGCGCACGGTTGTACCGCCAAAGGGAATGACCAAGTGCGGTTTGATTTGGGTATTTTGGCGCAGAATCCTGAAATCAAAGTGCTCGCACCCGCGCGGGAATGGGGCATGAGTCGGGAAGAGACGATCGCCTACGGTGAAAAATTTGGTATTCCGTCTCCGGTGAAAAAGTCTTCTCCTTTCAGTATCGATAAAAACTTGCTCGGTCGCAGTATTGAAGCTGGCCCCCTCGAAGATCCCATGTGCGAACCCCCCGAAGAAGTTTTTGAAATGGTAAAAGCCATTTCTGACACCCCCGACGAACCGGAATATTTAGAGATTGGCTTTGAAAAAGGTGCCCCAGTGACGGTGAATGGCGAAGCCCTTGGCCCTGTAGATTTGATTGCGAAATTGAATGAAATCGTCGGTAATCACGGTGTTGGTCGCATTGACATGATCGAAAACCGTGTTGTGGGGATTAAATCCCGCGAAATTTATGAATCCCCGGCGATGTGTGTGCTTGTGGATGCCCACCGTGATTTAGAGAGTTTAACCCTCACCGCCGATGTGACCCAATATAAGCGCGGCATGGAGCAAACTTATTCTGAGTTAATTTATCGCGGTTTGTGGTTCTCGCCCCTGAAGCAAGCGGTGGATGCGTTTATCGAGCAAACTCAAGAACGGGTTACGGGCGTTGTTCGTCTCAAACTCCACAAAGGAACAGCGCGGATTGTCGGTCGTCGTTCTGAGAAATCTATTTATACGCCGGATTTGGCAACCTACGGGGCGGACGACAAGTTTAACCACGAGTCGGCGGAAGGGTTTATTTATATTTGGGGGCTGCCTACCCGCGTTTGGGCCCAGGCGAATAAGTAACGGACACCCTCCGCCTAGGGACACCCCTCTAGCTCCCCTCATAGGGGAGAAGTTCATAGGTCTTGCCAGCATACCCGCCAACTGTTCCCCTCTTGAGAGGGGTTAGGGGAGTGTTAACCAGCAACCTACTGAGAATACCCATCTAACTCCCCTCTAGGGACACCCCTCTAGCTCCCCTCATAAGGGAGAGACACCCTCCGGTCTACGACCACCTCCCTCTAGGGAGGATTTTTAGGACTCGCCAGCATACCCGCCAACTGTTCCCCTCTTGAGAGGGGTTAGGGGAATAGCACCCTCCGGCCTAACGGGCACCTCCCTCAAGGGAGGATTTTTTTTGGCCACTTTGCTTCTGGGGAAGATTTATGATGGATAGGATGTAGGTTATGGGCGATCGCCTCAACAGAAATCACCTGAATGGAAATCACATTTTTAGGAACCAGTTCTGGCGTGCCGACGCGGGCGCGAAATGTATCGAGTGTGGCGTTGAGATTACCACAGCGGGCCGAGGCATGGCTCTTTGACTGTGGCGAAGGGACGCAACATCAACTTTTAAGAAGTGATATTCGTTCATCCCAAATTAGCCGCATTTTTATCACTCACATGCACGGCGATCATATCTTTGGGCTAATGGGTTTGATCGCCAGCATGGGCCTCGCGGGAACGGGACATCCCTTAGAAATTTATGGCCCCCCCGGTTTAGAGGCATATCTCCGGGCCTGCGAAAAATATTCTTACATGCGCATTGGCGATCGCCTGCGCGTCCATCAAGTCAAACCCGGTTTAGTCTTTGAAGATAAAGAGTTTCGAGTAAGCTGTTTACCCCTCAAACATCGCGTCACCGCCTTTGGCTATCGCGTTGCTGAAAAGGATCGTCCTGGCAAATTTAACCTCCCTAAAGCACAAAAGTTAGGGATTCCTCCCGGCCCTGTTTATGGCGATCTGAAAAAAGGAAAAATCGTTACCCTCGACGATGGCAGAATTATTAACGGCTCTGAGCTTTGTGGTCAACCGGAAATTGGCCGCAAGATGGTCTATTGTACTGACACCGTTTTTTGTGAGGCGGCGGTGGAGTTGGCCCAGGATGCTGATGTCCTAATTCACGAGGCAACTTTCGCCCACAAGGATGCAGAGATGGCCTTTGATCGTCTCCATTCCACCTCGACAATGGCCGCCCAGGTGGCGCTTTTAGCCCAAGTGAAGCAACTGATCATGACCCACTTTAGTCCCCGTTACATGCCGGGGAATGAGCTAACCCTAGATGATCTTTTAGCTGAGGCCCAGGCCATTTTTCCGAATACAATCATGGCGAAGGATTTTTTAAACTATGCGATTCCGCGTCGCAAGGCTTTAGTCCAGAGCTTACATTAGGGTGAGGATGCGGATTTTTGAAAGTTTCTCGGCTGCTAAACCCTCTAATTCTTGCAGCTCTAACCAGCCTTCTTTGATTAACTGGGCGAAGGTGAAGACGAGGCTTTCAGGGCTGAAATCGTATTTGCCATCTAGATAATGCCGTCGGGCACTCAAGAAATCGTTAAGTTGCCAGAGATCAGTGGGGTCTTCGGCGAGGGTCGCCTGGCGTTTTGCTTCGGCCATCACTGCGGCAATTTCCCGGCGGTAGGATAAGTCAAACGCTTTCTTGGCGACGGTTTTCTCTTGCAGTGACCATTGAGTGTTCGCAGTGGGCATCGTTAGCATGGGTAATTGAAAAAGTGAGTTTCAAAATAAATATCGTTTTGACTTTAGTAAGTTCAAACTAATGGGGCTGATTATAATAAGTTATGTATCAAAAGCGCAGTCTGGATTCTCATAATCCCGCACTTTGGGGGCGATCGCCTGGGCAAAAACACTGCTCAAAATAAGTGCCCGTAGGAATTTAAGGTTTTTATTACAATTTTGTTAAGAAATACCGTGACCCGGCAGCCTAAACCAAGGTTTGTGGGGATGACGATGGTGTTCTTCATGGAACGTGCCGAAATGGTAACAGCTTAAAAATGACCAAATTCGCCACCCAAGCGACGGTTTAATGCTGGGTTTAGGCAGAGAGCGGCGATCGCGGTGGGGCAGATAAGTCCCAAAGAAAAATAGTTGCCAAGAACTCAGAAAAATCGGCAGCAGACAAAACACAAAAAAATTTTCGTAGGGCACATGGCCCAGCACATTTAACGGCAAGGCGATCGCCCCGAAAATTAGCACAAACCCCCAGAATTGTCGCCACGCTAAATATTTCCCCATAAAATGCCAGTACCACAGCAGCAGGTGGCGGTGCCGTCCATTATGAAAATCTGGATCCCCCGGTTGAGCAGGGTGGCGATGGTGTTGGGCATGGTTGCGGATACAGTCTTGGTAGGACAAACAGGCATACAGATTGACCCCCCAATGCCCCAGACGATGGTTCCAACGGGGAGAACTCGGCAACAAATTACCGTGCATGGCATCGTGGGCCAAAATAAATAAACCCGTATGGAAAAAGGTTCTGACGCAAATTCCTGCAACAATTCCAGGCCAGGAAAGTGCCATTAACGGATGGCTTAACCAATACACAGCACTTCCCAGCCAAGCCGAGAAAATGGCGATCGCCCATAATAATCCCAGACCCTCTTCTTGCCGCATCAATTTCAAAATATTGCCTCCAACCACGCCATACTGACAAAAAAACGCCCCAATTGGGACGTTACCAGGGATGAATTTATTCGGAATTAAAGCAATTCATCCAAGCATTCACTACTTGCGCACAAGGTTGAGGAGTTCCTTCGCAGATGCGAGCAAATCAACGGCCACAAAGAAAATTTTTCCTTCAGGATTGAGGAGGAAGCGCCAAGCAATATTCATGCCCACTTCTGCACCAAACCAAGGCGTTTGACAGGTGCCAGTCACTTTAATCTGGGTATAGCCATCGTCAGTGGGCTCAACAACCCCTTTCTTCGGATTGAGTTTTAGGTTTTGACATTCCTCTTGGAAGAAGCGTAATACCGCATCTTTGCCGACAATCGGACGCTGGAACGGCGGCTGTAGCGCACCATCTTCAGCAAAGAGACTGATCAATGCCGAAAAATCATTGGCATTGAGGTTGGTCATGTACTGGTTAATCGTGGGGTTATCGACACCTTCAATTTCGATTTTTTCCCGCTGGGCAATTTCCGTCGGCACAACAACCGGCTCAGAAACACGCTGATAGCCTTCCATCTTGGCTGGGTCAAAACCCATATCAACGACGGCATTTCTCAGAACCGTAATTTGTTGACCAGGTTCAAGGCTACGAATCGTATCTAAAACCGCAGAAGCATTGGCAGACAGCTTATAACCAGAAGGAATCGGCGCGACACTACCTTCTTCCATCCATTCACCGAGGCGATACCAGAAACCGAGCTTAATATTTACAGACCAAGTCGCATAGGTGCGGTTAATGGGCGTATCGATACGGTTGGCTAAGTCGCACATTACCTGGGCTTGATCTTTAAAAGAGAGCTGCTTGATTTGCAAAAGAGTAGATTCTGCAAACTGCATATTTGCCGCACCAGGAGCAGCAATGGTAATTGACTTACCCATTTCCAGGTAAGCAAACCAAATTAATGCCAGTTGATCCTCTGCACTCAGCTGACTAAACCGAGCACTGGTGGCCGGCACAACATCCGCAGTTAATGTACTGGGGAAAATGTTTCTTGCTGCATCGAGAGTATAAGGCATACAAATGTGCTCCGTGATAATTGAGTTTTTGTCCTTGAGTCAAGGTTAACACACAAAAACTTAACAATTGTTTACATCTTGGATAAGAATATGTTGGCAATGGCATTACTTTTGATTAGTTGAAGCGAAAAACCGAGACAAAGCCAGTCTTTAGGTTCGCCTTAGCACTTTACTCAATAAGCCAAGGTCAATGTCAAAATTGGTTTATGTTCAGGGTTTAGATCAAAGGGCAAAAGTGATGGAAACGATTTTGGCTGGGTACAAGGATCAATTGACGGATTTGATCCAACAGTATAAAAATCAGGTGGATTTTTTGTCGATCCGTTTGGAACAAGCGGCCGGTAGCAGTATTGTTTTGCGGTCAAATAAGATCGAGACCCTCAGTGAAAGTACTTCCCTTGGGGGCCAGGTGCGGGTCTGCCATAAAGGGGGTTGGGGGTTCGCGGCCTTTAATAATTTAGAAAATCTTAAACTCCGCATTGAAGAGGCGATCGCCGCCGCGATTTTAATCGGTGACGACGAAACCATTTTGGCTCCCATTGACCCAATCCAAGCGGTTTGCACTCTACCCCTAAGCGGCACCGACCCCCGCCAAATCCCACTCCAACGGAAAAAAGAATTATGCGATCGCTACAGTGATCTTCTCTTGAGCCACAGCGGCAAAATTGCCAGTACCAAGGTGAGCTATGGCGACAGCACCCAGCATATAATTCTGGCGACTTCAGAAGGCACCCTCATCGAACAGTCCTGGGTTGATCTGGAAATGCGTTTTTCGGCCACAGCCCGTAATGGTGAAACGGTTCAAACCGGGCGAGAAACCACCGGCTCCCGCAAAGCCTACGAAGATCTCGAAAACCTTGATGCACAGGTCAAAGGCGCAGCCCAGCGGGCCGTTAATTCATTGACCCTCCCCGCAGCCAAAGGCGGCACCTATACCGTTGTCATTGACCCAATTTTGACCGGGCTATTTGTCCACGAAGCTTTTGGCCATCTTTCCGAGGCAGATATGGCCTACGAAAACCCCGACCTCCTCGAAACCATGAGCATGGGCCGGCAATTTGGTGGGGAGGATCTCCAGATTTTTGACGGAGCCGCACCGGAAGGCCATCGCGGCAGTTATTCATATGATGACGAAGGTGTTCCTGCCAGCACGACGCAATTGATCAAAGACGGTAAACTCGTGGGCCGCCTTCATTCCCGCGAAACCGCTGGCAAACTCGACGAACAGCCCACCGGCAACGCTCGCTGCTTGAACTATCACTATCCGCCCATCGTCCGCATGACAAATACCTGGATCGAACGGGGTCAAACGCCCGTTGCTGATTTGCCCACGGACATCAAAGAAGGGGTGTATGCGAAAAACTGGCTTGGCGGCATGACCAACGGCGAAATGTTTACCTTTAGTGCTGGAGAAGCCTGGATGATTCGCGATGGCAAAATTGCTGAACCCGTCAAGGATGTGACCCTCTCTGGCAACGTCTTTAAAACCTTAAAAAATATTGAGGCGATCGCCGACGATTTTTACTGGGACGAATCCGGCGGTTGCGGCAAAGGCGGCCAAAGTGGTTTGCCCGTCGGTTGTGGTGGCTCTTCCCTGCGCATCCGTGATGTCGTCGTCGGCTAAAAATCCTCCCTTGAGGGAGGTGCCGAAGGCGGAGGGGACCATTCTCCCCTCATAGGGGAGTTAGATGGGTATTCTCAGTAGGTTGCTGGTTAACACTCCCCTAACCCCTCTCAAGAGGGGAACAGTTGGCGGGTATGCTGGCAAGACCTATGAACTTCTCCCCTATGAGGGGAGTTAGAGGGGTGTTTGTCTCTCCCTTGAGGGAGGTACCGCAGGCGGAGGGTGTCTCTCCCCTCTAGGGGAGCTAGAGGGTTGTACAAGTTGAATTTTCAAAATGCTTGTGCCAGCATAAAAGAGTTCTACCGGATAAAACCTGCCGGAGAATAGGAGGTGATGCCCATGAATGACAGTAGTAACAACATGGGTCTCACAGTTAAAGTAAATCGGCTGTGTGCCGGGGCTGTTCTCTAAAATTTTGCTTGCTCTTTGAGTGAGTTAAGAGAGTCGGAGTTCCTTCCGGCAGTCAGATTTTAACTAAAGAGACCCGACTAGACCGCCCTTGCTTCGTTATCGTAGAGATAACCCTAGTAAGGGCGGATAGTTTTTTATAGGAGGTTTTCTCCATGGCAACCCGATTGACCGACACCGAAATCCAAGCGCAACTGAGCCAATTTTCTGAATGGTCACAAGTTGATAACAAAATCCAGCGTCTCTTCAAATTCAAAAACTTTGTTGAGGCCGTTGACTTTGTGAACCAACTCGTCGAACCTGCCGAAGCCGCTGACCACCACCCCGACATCGAAATTTCCTACAACAAAGTTACTGTAAACCTCACCACCCATGACGCTGGTGGCCTCACCCAGAAAGATTTTGATCTTGCCGGAACCTTCAATCAACTGTAAACGTCGAAGGCCGCCAACACCTCAAATAAAACTTTAAGAAAAGACATCTGGGAAGTTTGCAGATTTTCTCTCTCAAAAAAGAATCCAGTAAAGACGATCTATCGTCTAAAGATTTAGGGGACAATGCTGTAACATTTCTGACAAAACTTCTCAGGTAACGTTTACTTAATGGATAGGTAAAGGAATCATCAAAAAATTCTTATGACGAATCCATTCCCAATCCAAAATTTTGAGCTAATATGATTGATACAAAGGCCTAATCTGAATCCAGAACTTAGTGCCTTTAATGTGTGAGGAAAAACAAATGAAAACATCTCTCTGGAAATCTTTATCCATTGCTTCTGCTGCTGTCGGCGTCTCTGTTGCCACTGCTGGCACCGCCCAGGCACAAGCAAATAACAGCGAACTTCTCAATCAAATCAACACCTACAGCCAAGGTGACATTGCTCAGGTAAACAGCGTTTTCCAACTCAGCGATGTTTCTCCTTCCGACTGGGCTTTTGATGCGCTTCGTAATCTAGTCGAAAACTACAACTGTATTGTTGGTTATCCCGATGGCACCTTCCGTGGTAGCCGCCCCCTCAGCCGTTACGAATTTGCGGCTGGTCTGAACGCTTGTTTACAGCAGATCGAGCGGATGATCCAAAGCGGTGGTTCTGAAGTAACCGCCGAAGATCTTGCTGCGCTACGTCGCTTGATCAACGAATTTGAAGCGGAACTTGCTACCCTCGGTGCTCGCGTTGATGACCTCGAAGGCCGTGTTGAGTTCCTCGAAGATCACCAATTCTCCACCACCACCAAACTAAGCGGTGAAGTTGTTTTTGCAATTCAAGATAGCTTTGGTGACAGTAATGCTGTTGATGGCCTTGATGAGGATTTCACCGAAACGACATTCAGTGATCGCGTTCGTCTCACCCTTGAAA
Coding sequences within:
- a CDS encoding type IV pilin-like G/H family protein; translated protein: MIIRLCFTKQKYQRNTNHKNPRLSSTQGLTVLELLIAMVMISILSSIAWPTYLSMSAKARQTEARNVLGIVNRSQLGFYQENSRFAESISELVFGIRVVSDNYSYTNTYSGGVPGLIENTAIPYATYLFANPQDPLAVKNYASGVVLYVNNGVVTLKSIVCEEQNPSANIALEVIDGSGSFTTGGMQLDPAANFDADAVRCDGTHYKTVLTDR
- a CDS encoding type IV pilin-like G/H family protein, which encodes MKNFTFKLLQQLNKKKADKGFTLIELLVVIIIIGILSAIALPAFLNQAAKARQSEAKQALASLNKAQQAYYLEEQEFSDTIGRLGLGLSGGTENYSYGATAANAAGAGNANFDTTDSDATIFAISSDQQAVRDYVAGAVIFTEDGNTTTTTGLCEENDATFRTAAAATTADITLTPTATTPDAAVACANSDPL
- a CDS encoding endonuclease domain-containing protein; this encodes MEKQCLAMPRKIHPYNPILKERARQLRKTMTRGEVILWQHLRKKQILGVSFLRQRPIDQFIVDFYCKDWMLAIEIDGSSHDSLAAQERDAYRQAKLEALGVSFLRFSEYDAQNHPEAIVETITEWLLAHPKKSSLEGGGRRPEGAILPYEGN
- a CDS encoding argininosuccinate synthase — its product is MGRAEKVVLAYSGGVDTSVCIPYLMHEWGVKEVITLAADLGQGEELGPIKQKALDSGAVISLVEDGREEFITDYAFPAIKANALYENRYPLATALARPLIAKMLVRAAEKYGADAVAHGCTAKGNDQVRFDLGILAQNPEIKVLAPAREWGMSREETIAYGEKFGIPSPVKKSSPFSIDKNLLGRSIEAGPLEDPMCEPPEEVFEMVKAISDTPDEPEYLEIGFEKGAPVTVNGEALGPVDLIAKLNEIVGNHGVGRIDMIENRVVGIKSREIYESPAMCVLVDAHRDLESLTLTADVTQYKRGMEQTYSELIYRGLWFSPLKQAVDAFIEQTQERVTGVVRLKLHKGTARIVGRRSEKSIYTPDLATYGADDKFNHESAEGFIYIWGLPTRVWAQANK
- a CDS encoding ribonuclease Z, translating into MEITFLGTSSGVPTRARNVSSVALRLPQRAEAWLFDCGEGTQHQLLRSDIRSSQISRIFITHMHGDHIFGLMGLIASMGLAGTGHPLEIYGPPGLEAYLRACEKYSYMRIGDRLRVHQVKPGLVFEDKEFRVSCLPLKHRVTAFGYRVAEKDRPGKFNLPKAQKLGIPPGPVYGDLKKGKIVTLDDGRIINGSELCGQPEIGRKMVYCTDTVFCEAAVELAQDADVLIHEATFAHKDAEMAFDRLHSTSTMAAQVALLAQVKQLIMTHFSPRYMPGNELTLDDLLAEAQAIFPNTIMAKDFLNYAIPRRKALVQSLH
- a CDS encoding fatty acid desaturase, with product MRQEEGLGLLWAIAIFSAWLGSAVYWLSHPLMALSWPGIVAGICVRTFFHTGLFILAHDAMHGNLLPSSPRWNHRLGHWGVNLYACLSYQDCIRNHAQHHRHPAQPGDPDFHNGRHRHLLLWYWHFMGKYLAWRQFWGFVLIFGAIALPLNVLGHVPYENFFVFCLLPIFLSSWQLFFFGTYLPHRDRRSLPKPSIKPSLGWRIWSFLSCYHFGTFHEEHHRHPHKPWFRLPGHGIS
- a CDS encoding orange carotenoid protein N-terminal domain-containing protein; the encoded protein is MPYTLDAARNIFPSTLTADVVPATSARFSQLSAEDQLALIWFAYLEMGKSITIAAPGAANMQFAESTLLQIKQLSFKDQAQVMCDLANRIDTPINRTYATWSVNIKLGFWYRLGEWMEEGSVAPIPSGYKLSANASAVLDTIRSLEPGQQITVLRNAVVDMGFDPAKMEGYQRVSEPVVVPTEIAQREKIEIEGVDNPTINQYMTNLNANDFSALISLFAEDGALQPPFQRPIVGKDAVLRFFQEECQNLKLNPKKGVVEPTDDGYTQIKVTGTCQTPWFGAEVGMNIAWRFLLNPEGKIFFVAVDLLASAKELLNLVRK
- a CDS encoding TldD/PmbA family protein, giving the protein METILAGYKDQLTDLIQQYKNQVDFLSIRLEQAAGSSIVLRSNKIETLSESTSLGGQVRVCHKGGWGFAAFNNLENLKLRIEEAIAAAILIGDDETILAPIDPIQAVCTLPLSGTDPRQIPLQRKKELCDRYSDLLLSHSGKIASTKVSYGDSTQHIILATSEGTLIEQSWVDLEMRFSATARNGETVQTGRETTGSRKAYEDLENLDAQVKGAAQRAVNSLTLPAAKGGTYTVVIDPILTGLFVHEAFGHLSEADMAYENPDLLETMSMGRQFGGEDLQIFDGAAPEGHRGSYSYDDEGVPASTTQLIKDGKLVGRLHSRETAGKLDEQPTGNARCLNYHYPPIVRMTNTWIERGQTPVADLPTDIKEGVYAKNWLGGMTNGEMFTFSAGEAWMIRDGKIAEPVKDVTLSGNVFKTLKNIEAIADDFYWDESGGCGKGGQSGLPVGCGGSSLRIRDVVVG
- a CDS encoding 4a-hydroxytetrahydrobiopterin dehydratase; amino-acid sequence: MATRLTDTEIQAQLSQFSEWSQVDNKIQRLFKFKNFVEAVDFVNQLVEPAEAADHHPDIEISYNKVTVNLTTHDAGGLTQKDFDLAGTFNQL